The following are from one region of the Marinitoga litoralis genome:
- a CDS encoding ABC transporter ATP-binding protein has translation MKLLEIKNLMFSYNNHFSLEIEYLYLEKGEFVSIIGPNGSGKTTILKLLTLLEKKKNGEIILADKKIEEYSKKELFKKISVVPQEFFTSFDFTVESIISTGRIPHETLFSEDKSIIIETMKKTDTFRFKDRIYNTLSGGEKQRTMLTRALVQDTNIILLDEFVSQIDPGYTQQLVRIVKNESILKNKSIISVFHDINLASLYSDRIYIFKDGIIKYHGKPEEIITTDIMKEIFDIDCIITNHPTKNKPQVIFEY, from the coding sequence ATGAAATTATTGGAAATAAAAAATCTCATGTTTTCATATAATAATCATTTTAGTCTTGAAATTGAATATTTATATCTTGAAAAGGGTGAATTTGTTTCTATAATTGGCCCTAATGGTTCTGGTAAAACTACTATTTTAAAGTTATTAACGCTTTTAGAAAAGAAAAAAAACGGGGAAATAATATTAGCTGATAAAAAAATTGAAGAGTATTCAAAAAAAGAGTTATTTAAAAAAATTTCGGTAGTTCCACAAGAATTTTTTACATCATTTGATTTTACTGTTGAAAGTATTATTTCAACAGGTAGAATTCCACATGAAACACTATTTTCTGAAGATAAAAGTATTATAATTGAAACTATGAAAAAAACAGATACATTTAGATTTAAAGATAGAATATATAATACATTAAGTGGTGGAGAAAAACAAAGAACTATGCTCACAAGAGCTTTGGTTCAAGATACAAATATAATATTATTGGATGAATTTGTTTCTCAAATTGATCCAGGTTATACACAACAATTAGTTAGAATTGTTAAAAATGAGTCTATATTAAAAAATAAAAGTATAATTTCTGTATTTCATGATATTAATTTAGCATCATTATATTCTGATAGAATATATATATTTAAAGACGGCATTATAAAATATCATGGAAAACCTGAAGAAATAATAACTACTGATATAATGAAAGAAATTTTTGATATAGATTGTATTATTACTAATCACCCTACAAAAAATAAACCTCAAGTTATTTTTGAATATTGA
- a CDS encoding FecCD family ABC transporter permease yields the protein MKNLISGRSSPIFSLVFGLIIILFSIILFTSLGTVKIPFNEVILSFLNKSDNALYNRIIFNIRLPRIIGTILIGAILAIAGNDFQMIIKNPLADPFIIGISSGASFGAVIYTALKSVYGIDLPFGIEFFAFISALMATIITFSLAKEGKKIPVVSLILSGVIVGFVFNSISTLFTVLFWQNLLHVNFWLMGSTGNIVWNDLIILTVFLVLQITVNFIFKKHIEVVAMGDEISIFSGINPEKIKLIVLTINVFAVSVVVSKSGIIGFVGLIIPHLVRKITGPNIYYSTIGSMIYGGIFLGFADLFSRYLFRPTELPIGVTTSLVGAPIFIIIMKRGKRL from the coding sequence ATGAAAAATTTAATTTCGGGGAGATCCTCCCCGATTTTTTCCTTAGTTTTTGGATTAATTATTATATTATTTTCCATAATACTATTTACTTCATTAGGTACAGTTAAAATACCTTTTAATGAAGTAATTCTTTCTTTTTTAAATAAGTCAGATAATGCATTATATAATAGAATAATATTTAATATCAGATTACCCAGGATAATTGGAACAATTTTAATTGGCGCTATTCTTGCAATAGCAGGTAATGATTTTCAAATGATTATAAAAAATCCTCTTGCAGACCCATTTATTATTGGTATATCTTCAGGTGCAAGTTTTGGTGCTGTAATTTATACAGCATTAAAAAGCGTATATGGTATTGATTTGCCATTTGGCATAGAATTTTTTGCTTTTATATCAGCTTTAATGGCAACAATTATAACCTTTTCTCTTGCAAAAGAAGGGAAAAAAATACCTGTTGTTTCTTTGATTTTGAGTGGAGTTATTGTTGGTTTTGTGTTTAATTCTATTTCGACATTATTTACAGTGTTATTCTGGCAAAATCTTTTACATGTTAATTTTTGGCTTATGGGTAGTACTGGGAATATTGTGTGGAATGACTTAATAATATTAACTGTATTTTTAGTGTTACAAATAACAGTGAACTTTATCTTTAAAAAACACATAGAGGTAGTTGCAATGGGAGATGAAATATCAATTTTTTCTGGTATTAATCCAGAAAAAATAAAGTTGATAGTATTAACAATAAATGTTTTTGCAGTTTCTGTGGTGGTTTCAAAATCCGGAATAATAGGTTTTGTTGGATTGATAATACCTCATTTAGTTAGAAAAATAACAGGACCAAATATATATTATTCAACAATTGGATCGATGATATATGGAGGAATATTTTTAGGATTTGCTGATCTTTTTTCACGCTATTTATTCAGACCAACTGAATTACCCATTGGTGTAACAACATCTCTTGTGGGTGCTCCTATTTTTATAATCATCATGAAAAGAGGAAAGAGATTATGA